A region of the Microbaculum marinisediminis genome:
TGCGTGAGAGCGGCGGCGAGATCGGACTGGGCATTCGAGGCGGCGGCAAGCGACATTCTTGGCGATCCGGTTCCTATGTTGCAGTGCGGCGAAAATAACGCCTGCGGCGGCCAACGCAAACCGACTTTGGTTTGTGGTGACCGAAATTCCTCACGTCGCCGGGCGCGTGGCGATCGCGACGCCGCCGACGGTGACGGCCATGCCGGCGATCTGCACGAGGGTCAGGGTCTCGCCATACAGGGCCCAGGCGATCAGCGCGGTGCATGGCGGCACCAGGTAGAACAGTGTCGACAGCCTGGCGATCGCGCCGCGGCGGATCAGGACCATGTAGATCAGGATCGCGCCGATCGACAGCACCAGAACGAGCCAGGCCATGGCGAAGATCACTTCGCCGGTCCAGTCGATGCGCAGGTCCTCGGTCGCCAGCGCCCCGACGCCGACGACGATGGCGCCGCCGACATATTGCAGGAATGTGCCGGTGCGCAGGTCGGTGTTCGCGGCATGCGCCTTCTGCCAGATCGAGCCCAGCACGATGCTCAAGACCGCGAAGAGGGTCGCGCCGACGGTGACCGGCGTGATGCCGGTGCCGGTCATCTCGATCCTGGGGCCGAGTACCAGCGCGAGCCCGACGAGGCCGACGA
Encoded here:
- a CDS encoding DMT family transporter — its product is MRTDPPAPAAAPPDETVFVRIMPGLFVLLWSTGYIGARAAAGGAEPLSFLFLRFVLAGALLLIAALIGRASWPRRGRATADSMIAGALLQGGYLGGVFWAVYHGLPAGIAALIVALQPMLTGLLAGPFLGEKVTRSHWFGLVVGLVGLALVLGPRIEMTGTGITPVTVGATLFAVLSIVLGSIWQKAHAANTDLRTGTFLQYVGGAIVVGVGALATEDLRIDWTGEVIFAMAWLVLVLSIGAILIYMVLIRRGAIARLSTLFYLVPPCTALIAWALYGETLTLVQIAGMAVTVGGVAIATRPAT